The genomic region TTTGACTATTAAGCGAGTAAGCGAGAGCGTTTATTATGGCAAAAGTTTTAATGAAAGGTAATGAGGCGATCGGAGAGGCGGCGGTGCGCGCCGGCGGTATCTATTATTTCGCGTATCCGATTACCCCTCAAAGTGAAGTTGGAGAATACCTGGCCAAGCGTCTGCCCGAGGTGGGCGGGGTGTTTGTGCAGGCCGAATCGGAAGTCGGTGTCGGCAATATGATTTTCGGCGCCGCGGCTTCTGGCAAGAGGGTGTTTACGACATCATCGAGCCCCGGTATCAGCCTGATGCAGGAAGCGATATCATATATCGCCGGAGCCAATCTGCCCGCGGTCTTTATCAATATCATGCGCGGCGGTCCCGGTCTGGGCGGAATTCTGCCGGCCCAGTCGGACTACTTCCAGTCGGTCAAAGGCGGGGGACATGGTGATTATCGCCTGATGGTTTTGGCCCCGTCGACTGTGCAGGAAGCGGTCGACCTGGTCATGCTCGCGTTTGATATGGCTCAGAAATACCGCGGTCCCGTGATGGTGATTGGTGACGGTATGATCGGTCAGATGATGGAGGCGGTTGAATTTCCGGATGAGTTCAAAAAGCCGGTCGATCCCAGGACTCTCGACTGGCCGACTACCGGATGCGAAGGCAGACCTCATCGGATTATCAAGTCGCTCCACCTCGATCCGGAAGCTTTGGAAATCAACAGCTTAGAGCTGGCTAAAAAGTATGAGCGCATGAAAGCCGAGGAAGTTCGTTACGAACTATACAAAGTCAGTGACAAAAATCAGATCCTGATTGTCTCCTACGGTACCATGGCGCGTATCTGCCAGACCGTGATCGATGAGCTCGAGGATGAGGGTGTTTCGGTCGGTCTTTTGCGACCGATTTCACTTTTCCCGTTCCCGGAGAAAGAGATCCATGCTGAAGGCATCAAAGACAATATCAAGACAGTACTCTCAGTTGAGATGTCGACCGGGCAGATGATCGAGGATATCGAGAAGGCAATGATGGGTAAAAAGCCTGTCGATTTCTACGGTCGTACCGGCGGAATCGTGCCCTCACCCGAAGAAGTTAAAGATAAAATCATGAAAATTCTCAAAAAATAGATTACCGAGGTTGTTATGCCTGAGGCTGATGTTAAAATATTTAGAAGACCCGAATCATTTTCCGACAATGTCACGCATTATTGCCCCGGCTGTACCCACGGGATCATTCACCGCCTGGTGGCGGAATCGATCGACGAGCTGGGCATCCGTGGCAGAACTGTCGGTGTGGCTCCGGTCGGATGTTCTGTATTGATATACAATTATTTCAAGACCGATTTTCTGGAGGCGCCGCATGGCCGCGCGCCGGCATTGGCGACCGGTCTCAAACGGGTCAACCCGGAATTGATTCTTTTCACCTACCAGGGTGACGGTGACCTGGCGTCGATCGGCACCAACGAGATCATCCATGCCGCCAACCGTGGTGAGAAGATCACCACGATCTTCGTCAACAACGCCATCTATGGTATGACTGGCGGGCAGATGGCACCGACCACGATGCCCAAACAGGTCACTACCACTTCACCATTTGGCCGCGATGTGAGCTCGGCCGGTTTTCCGCTCAGGGTGAGTGAAATGCTGGCGACTCTGCGTACACCGGCTTATATCGAAAGGGTCGCGGTGCATGAACCGCTCCTGGTGGTGCAGGCCAAAAAAGCGATCAAGAAGGCCTTCAAAAACCAGCTCGAGGGTAAACGGTTCACCTTCGTGGAAGTGCTGTCGACCTGTCCGACTAACTGGGGGATGACCCCGGCTGAATCCACGAAATGGCTGATCAAGAATATGCTTCCCTATTACCCGCTGGGATGTTTTAAGGATACTTATTATGATGAACCGGAAGTCGAACTGCCCGAAGAGGAGGACGCCAGATGAGCCAGTATGAAGTCAAATTCGCGGGCTTTGGCGGACAGGGCATCATGACAGCCGGACAGCTGTTGGCCTACACCGGCATTAACGAGGGCAAGCATGTCGCCTGGATCCCCTCGTATGGTCCCGAGATGAGAGGCGGAACCGCATATTGCACTGTCGTCGTGTCGGACACCAGGATCGGTTCACCGATCATCAACCATCCCCAGGCCACTTGCGCTTTTAACCTGCCCTCTATGACCAAGTTTGCCCCGATGATCAGACCGGGCGGTCTTTTGATAATCAACAGTTCGTTGATCGATGCCCGTTGTGAGCGCGACGATATCACCGAGGTCCTGGTACCTGCCAATGATATCGCCCTCAAAGCCGGCAGTCCCAAGGTAATCAATATGGTCATCCTGGGAACATTTGTCGGTATTACCGAGGTGGTCGATTTCAAGAATCTGCGCGACACGCTGGGTGAGAAGATGGGACGCAAAAAAGAATTGCTTCAGATCAATTACAAGGCGATTGAAGAAGGCTACGACCTGGGAGTCAAAGCCAGACAGGAGAAGCAGACGGTATGAAGACAGTTGAAATAGATCAAAGCAAAGTCGACGAGATTATCGGACGTCAT from Candidatus Zixiibacteriota bacterium harbors:
- the vorB gene encoding 3-methyl-2-oxobutanoate dehydrogenase subunit VorB, whose protein sequence is MAKVLMKGNEAIGEAAVRAGGIYYFAYPITPQSEVGEYLAKRLPEVGGVFVQAESEVGVGNMIFGAAASGKRVFTTSSSPGISLMQEAISYIAGANLPAVFINIMRGGPGLGGILPAQSDYFQSVKGGGHGDYRLMVLAPSTVQEAVDLVMLAFDMAQKYRGPVMVIGDGMIGQMMEAVEFPDEFKKPVDPRTLDWPTTGCEGRPHRIIKSLHLDPEALEINSLELAKKYERMKAEEVRYELYKVSDKNQILIVSYGTMARICQTVIDELEDEGVSVGLLRPISLFPFPEKEIHAEGIKDNIKTVLSVEMSTGQMIEDIEKAMMGKKPVDFYGRTGGIVPSPEEVKDKIMKILKK
- a CDS encoding 2-oxoglutarate oxidoreductase; the protein is MPEADVKIFRRPESFSDNVTHYCPGCTHGIIHRLVAESIDELGIRGRTVGVAPVGCSVLIYNYFKTDFLEAPHGRAPALATGLKRVNPELILFTYQGDGDLASIGTNEIIHAANRGEKITTIFVNNAIYGMTGGQMAPTTMPKQVTTTSPFGRDVSSAGFPLRVSEMLATLRTPAYIERVAVHEPLLVVQAKKAIKKAFKNQLEGKRFTFVEVLSTCPTNWGMTPAESTKWLIKNMLPYYPLGCFKDTYYDEPEVELPEEEDAR
- a CDS encoding 2-oxoacid:ferredoxin oxidoreductase subunit gamma; the encoded protein is MSQYEVKFAGFGGQGIMTAGQLLAYTGINEGKHVAWIPSYGPEMRGGTAYCTVVVSDTRIGSPIINHPQATCAFNLPSMTKFAPMIRPGGLLIINSSLIDARCERDDITEVLVPANDIALKAGSPKVINMVILGTFVGITEVVDFKNLRDTLGEKMGRKKELLQINYKAIEEGYDLGVKARQEKQTV